A DNA window from Paralichthys olivaceus isolate ysfri-2021 chromosome 11, ASM2471397v2, whole genome shotgun sequence contains the following coding sequences:
- the slc1a5 gene encoding neutral amino acid transporter B(0) has translation MAEKIDMEDGKPANGEPLTNGLSSHKENDPEPLAERVKRIVMSNLLVILTVAGVIIGVFIGLGVRNATLTQTQIIYIGFPGELLIRLLKMIIIPLVVCSLVSGSASLDPKALGKLGGWAMLFFLVTTLIASSIGVIMAFIITPGSVDLGKPTVQGLDDSVPAAKEVVDSFLDLVRNIFPSNLVSAAFQSYATSYKLVTKNGTDGNPNITVEKVPIGTDQDGMNILGLVVFAIVFGVALRKLGEEGEILIKFFNSFNEATMVLVSWIMWYAPIGIMFLVAGKIVEMEEVGKLFASLGKYIACCIVGHAIHGLLVLPAIYFVITRKNPYTFLWGIFTALATAFGTSSSSATLPLMMKCVEENNGVSKHISRFILPIGATVNMDGAALFQCVAAVFIAQLNGYSLNFIQIITILVTATASSVGAAGIPAGGVLTLAIILEAVGLPTNDISLILAVDWLVDRTCTVLNVEGDAFGAGLLQFFVDRTAKNEGTELSEVRLESEPSAAAPEHSPLIEKRDGGDGEKRPPSSEKESVM, from the exons ATGGCTGAGAAGATAGACATGGAGGACGGAAAGCCAGCCAACGGCGAGCCGCTGACCAACGGACTGAGCAGCCACAAAGAGAACGACCCCGAGCCGCTGGCCGAGCGGGTGAAGCGGATCGTGATGTCCAACCTGCTGGTCATCCTCACCGTGGCCGGCGTCATCATCGGGGTTTTTATCGGACTCGGCGTTCGCAACGCCACGCTCACCCAGACCCAGATCATCTACATAGGCTTCCCCGGCGAGCTGCTCATTCGGCTGCTTAAGATGATCATCATCCCGCTGGTGGTCTGCAGCCTGGTGTCCGGGTCGGCCAGCCTCGACCCCAAAGCCCTGGGCAAACTGGGAGGCTGGGCGATGCTCTTCTTCCTCGTCACCACCTTGATCGCCTCGTCCATCGGGGTTATCATGGCTTTCATTATTACTCCCGGTTCGGTGGACCTCGGGAAACCGACGGTTCAGGGCTTAGACGACAGCGTGCCGGCGGCTAAAGAGGTGGTCGACTCGTTCTTAGACCTCGTCAG aaaCATCTTTCCCTCCAACCTGGTGTCTGCCGCCTTTCAGTCA TATGCGACCAGCTACAAGCTGGTTACGAAGAATGGCACTGATGGAAACCCCAACATCACAGTGGAGAAG gtgCCCATTGGAACAGACCAGGATGGGATGAATATTCTTGGTCTGGTGGTGTTTGCCATTGTGTTTGGCGTGGCTTTGAGGAagctgggagaggaaggggagatcCTCATCAAGTTCTTCAACTCGTTCAACGAGGCCACCATGGTGCTCGTCTCCTGGATCATGTG GTATGCCCCTATTGGTATCATGTTCCTCGTAGCTGGCAAGATCGTTGAGATGGAGGAGGTTGGCAAGCTGTTTGCCAGTCTAGGAAAATATATTGCCTGCTGTATTGTGGGACATGCCATCCATGGTTTACTTGTGCTGCCCGCCATCTACTTCGTCATTACAAGGAAGAACCCATACACCTTCCTGTGGGGGATATTCACAGCGCTGGCGACAGCCTTTGGAACAAGTTCCAG cTCTGCTACTCTTCCCCTGATGATGAAGTGTGTCGAGGAAAACAATGGCGTCTCCAAGCACATCAGTCGTTTTATCCTGCCCATTGGAGCGACGGTCAACATGGACGGAGCGGCTCTTTTCCAGTGTGTGGCCGCAGTTTTCATCGCTCAGCTAAACGGCTATTCCCTTAATTTCATCCAGATCATCACCATCCT TGTGACAGCGACAGCGTCCAGTGTCGGAGCAGCAGGTATACCTGCTGGTGGTGTGTTGACCCTGGCTATCATCCTGGAAGCAGTGGGCCTGCCAACCAATGACATCTCTCTCATCCTGGCTGTTGACTGGCTTGT TGACCGAACCTGCACGGTGCTGAATGTTGAAGGTGATGCTTTCGGAGCCGGCCTCCTGCAGTTCTTCGTTGACCGTACAGCCAAAAATGAGGGCACCGAGCTAAGCGAGGTCAGGCTGGAAAGCGAACCGTCGGCCGCCGCACCCGAGCACTCGCCGCTTATTGAAAAACGAGACGGGGGAGACGGTGAGAAGCGACCGCCGTCTAGTGAAAAAGAGTCAGTCATGTAA